A single genomic interval of Prunus dulcis chromosome 5, ALMONDv2, whole genome shotgun sequence harbors:
- the LOC117628047 gene encoding uncharacterized protein LOC117628047, whose product MFQVLSKQFLVLPLILVVIVVPLYISFNFREPKPAEISSSQSEETPMATNAFGVKVENNPAQSKLTELGVTAWPKWSCGPSKFPWSFTATETMYLLEGKVIVQVDGHEGSFTIGAGDLAVFPKGMKVTWDVLEAVNKHYSLEK is encoded by the exons ATGTTTCAAGTTTTATCAAAGCAATTCTTAGTGCTGCCTTTAATACTAGTAGTAATTGTAGTCCCTCTCTACATCTCATTCAATTTTAGAGAACCCAAACCAGCAGAAATCAGTTCTTCTCAGTCTGAAGAAACCCCAATGGCCACCAACGCTTTTGGTGTGAAGGTTGAAAATAATCCCGCTCAATCCAAACTCACCGAGCTTGGAGTCACAGCATGGCCCAA GTGGTCATGTGGTCCAAGCAAATTCCCATGGTCATTCACTGCCACAGAGACTATGTATCTGTTGGAGGGCAAAGTGATTGTCCAAGTAGATGGGCATGAAGGATCTTTCACAATTGGGGCTGGTGATTTGGCTGTGTTCCCAAAAGGCATGAAGGTCACTTGGGATGTCCTTGAAGCTGTAAACAAGCATTATAGCTTGGAAAAGTAA